The window AAATAGCGGTGGCGGCGGCCAAGCCGGGAGCCAGGTAGAGCCTGAGCAGGCATGGGGCCCCCCCGCAAGGACTGGCCTGCTGGGTTGGGGAGCCAGGTGGGGGTCAGGGAGCAGCGCCTGCCCACACCCAGGCTGCGCAGTCCTGAGGAGCAGGGCCAGGAGGGGTCCTGCAGGACTCGCTGGCTTGCCTGCTCTGCCTGCCTTGCCTGCCCCGAGTCCGAGGAGGCCTGTGGGGCAGCAAGGCCAAGAGAAGGCCTCACATTGCTTCTGCCCCCAGCAGACCTCAGAGGGAGTGAGCCATCAGCCAGGGAAGACCAGGAACCCCATCACCATGACAACCAGTCATCAGCCTCAGGACAGGTACTGCGGCCCCGGGTTGGGATCCAGGGGAGCAGAAGTGGGTCTCCTGAGGGCCGGGTGTGGTGTCCTGGGGAATTTGGGTTTGTGCTGCTGACTGGCCTTCTGGCCAGGTAGCTGTGAGTCAGGTCTGGGTCAGGGGTGGGGCCCATGCCCGCCTTGGCTGGGTGCTGGCCGGGTGTCTgtggggagggctggggtggCTGGGCAGCAGTCCCTCCCTGGCCTGTCAGTGTTTCCACTGCTGCTGTCCGCCAGCCAGCAGTTTCCAGCCCCTCCCGCCACCACTGTGGGGAAATGTTTGGGAGCACCCGTCATTCCTGAGCACATCTGGTAGAGCTGCCCAGGGCCTCTGCCTCAGCTGACCCTGGCTCACCCTGGGCCTTGATCTGACCTTCCTCTCATGTCCCCACCTCTGTAGCCTGTGAACTCCTACAAGTTAGAACTGAAGTTAGAATCATGCCTCTGTTTTTGGAGAGAAGAGGCTGTAGCTTGATTGAAGTTGTCTGAGGGAGTCTAAGGCCCAAGAAAGTTAATACAGTAACAAGTGGGATCCAAAACTCCTTGCAGGGACGTGGCTCTGTCTCTCCTTCCAACTCAGGCCTCTCCAACCCATCACATCTCCCCTGCTCACCATGTCTCCCCAACCCCGTCCCAAAGGCCACAGAATTTGGCCGCTCTGGCTGTGGGAACTTGGGCACTTAGCTTCATCTCTCTGGGACTGTTTTGCCGACTGTAAAGTAGATATAAGAATATCCATTTCCCAGGGATTTATTTAGGGGGTGGGGGCAATATTCAGTACGTTAAGTGTTAGTTCCCCCCTCCATTCCCAGGCTGCCTGCCTGCTCCCACTCCAGCCTCCCTGCCCCTGTAGCAAGTTCCCTGAACCCCAATTTTCTTTCCTCCCATCAAATCTACCTCAGTGCTCTCACTTGTTTCCTAGCCCCCGTTCTAACCCTTTATCTTGTGTGACCTTAGCTGGGAATTTCTCCCTCCATTCTGGGTTATGAACCCAGATGGCACCCTTAGCCCTCTTCTGCAAGGTGGAAAGCATATGAGGGAGGTTGAAGACTGTAGCTGTCATGATTTGGGCCTGCCCAATTGGGGCGCTTGCCTAGTTCCCTCCTGGTCCAAGACCAGCTTGAGTCCAGGCCCCTCTGCTCTGGCCAGACCTGTCTCCTCCATGCCTTGGGCTTtatctctgccatctctgtgaCAAAAGTAAGTACGGGGAGGTTACGGGAAGCATGTCTGGAAATCACCATGGAAAGGGCCTGGGCTGCCAAACTTGGAGGGAAGGCCTGCCTCGGGGAACTGACCCATCCCAGACGTGGCCCTGAGGTGTGTTGGGCTTGAGGAATTACCGCAGCCAAAGCTGGGATAGCTCTTATTGACACTGGGGCCTTGATGACTTCCAGTTGCCTGATACCTCCTGTCCTGCCCTAGGTAGTTTGTCCTATAAAGCTGATTCTGTCTGggccaggaaaaaataccttccCCACTTCCCAGCTGCCCAAGGCACCCCGCCTTCCTGCCCCTCTAGGTCCAGAATGGGCTGGGAGTTTCCTGACCTCTGAATTCTCTTTGGAGAGCCATACAGTTCCTGCCCAGACAGCATATTCACTTCCAGTCTGCTTGGTGGGGGTGAAGGAGACACTCGCTGTTTGCTTTCTCACTCACCAGCCTTCCCCCAGCCCAGCAGCAGGATTTCTAAAACCACCTCCGGATGTGTGGGTCACAGTGGTTCCCAGCCTGCAGGGTCCCCTGAGCCTTCCAGGGCTGAGAACCAAGTGCCTGTTGGCCATACCATTCAGCTCTGTGATCCCAGCCCCCCTCACCCTTCTCGACTTATCTTGGGCCGCTACCTCTACCCTTCCCCCCCTCACTCCCTCCCCACAGGCACATACCTATAGGGGGATACGTGCACATGGACACCGACACAGAGAGACTGACGGGCAAGCAGGGAGGGACTTGCCCAGGTGTGGTCTGGAGAAGGAGGGTGGGATGGAGAGTCGCTCTGGACCCTTTTCCTGTCCCTTCCCTAGGTGCAAAGCCGTCTGGCTCATCTTCTTCGTGCTGGGCTTGGGCACTCTGCTCCCATGGAATTTTTTCATGACAGCCACTATGGTGAGGAGGACGGGGCTGAAGGGAGCATGTCCACGTTGTGTACCGGGCTGTGCGGGGCCTGGGCCTGCGGGTGCAGGGGGCGGGGTGCCAGCACTCCTCCAACACTCTGTCTCCAACCCCCGCAGTATTTCAGAAACCGCCTGGAAATGTCCCAGAATGTGTCCTCGGACACCCCTGAGCCAGCCAAGGGCATCCAAGCTTCGGCCGCTCCTGCAGCACCCTTAGCAGAGCAGAATTATCTCAGTACCCTCTTCAACAGTGTCATGACCCTCTGTGCCATGCTGCCTCTGCTGCTCTTCACCTGCCTAAACTCCTTCCTGCATCAGAGGTGGGGTCCCCCTTTGCACCCCGTCATCCTCCACAGCTGCCCCAGCCCGACCCCTCCCTGGAGCCTGGCATGACCATCCCTCCTTGGCCTCTCTCGGCAGGATCCCACAGTTCATACGGATTCTGGGCAGCCTGGGGGCCATCCTGCTGGTGTTCATGATCACTGCCATCCTGGTGAAGGTGCAACTAGAtgctctttccttcttcatcatcaccatgatcaagaTCGTGCTCATTAATTGTGAGCAATTAATTGGGGCCTGGAGGGGGCCTACAGGGCAGAGACCTCCCCACATCCACCTACCTTTCTTTCTGACCCAAGGTCAGCCCAGAGGGTAGCCCCAtttctcctggaggaaggagGTGCCACAGGCAGTTGGACTTAGAAGCCTATGCAGGCCTAGAGCTGGGAGCTTGAGGGGCAGAGAGAATGGCAGCTCGGCATCAGGACGCATTAGGAACAAAGCAGGAATTACAGAGACCTGTTTTCCCCTGAACTCCCCGCTGCCCCTCTCCCCAACTGATGTTAGCTCTGTTCCTCCAGCGTTTGGTGCCATCCTGCAGGGCAGCCTCTTCGGTCTGGCTGGCCTCCTGCCTGCCAGCTACACGACCCCCATCATGAGCGGCCAGGGCTTGGCGGGCCTCTTCGCCTCAGTGGCCATGATCTGTGCCATTGCCAGTGAGTCCTCCTGTCCACCTACCTGTTCTCCTGATTATTGTGGGGACAAAGGGAAGGGGCCTGTCTTTGATCACTGATTTCACCCACCCCAGGTGGCTCGGAGCTGTCAGAAAGTGCCTTCGGCTACTTTATCACAGCCTGTGCTGTCATCATTTTAGCCATCATCTGTTACATGGGCCTGTCCCGGCTGGTGAGCAATGGGGGGACGTGAGTTTGGGGTATGGGAGGCTCAGGGCTCTAGGCTGAAACTTGGTGGGGGTGGGAATCCTGGAGTTCCATCTGAATCCCCCTCCTCTATCTCTTTTACTTGACAGGAATTCTACCGCTACTACCAGCAGCTCAAGCTCGAAGGACTTGGGGATCAGGAGACCAAGTTGGACCTCATTAGTAAAGGTCTGAATGGCCTGGGGAAGCTGAGGTGCAGACCAGCTTGCTGAGCAAAGATTAGAAGGAAGAGTATTTGTGGGCAGTGATGAGCCAGAGGACAGgggaactgggggtggggtggaggggacaATGGGAAATAAAGACTAGAAAAGATCGAATGGGGAGATATCCAAGAAGACCTTGAATCTGGAGGCATTTGGACTGAAAATAGAGGAAGCAATTTCAGCTTCTTAAGGGATAACAGATCAAGCTGTCAGGGAGAGATCAGGACCCTGGGAACTTGACCTGTGCAGATTTGGAGGGGAGACCTGGGCTGTGGACGGGTGGGGCTGTGACTGGGGCACTGTGGGCGGGTAGAGCTGTGGGCTGATGGAGGGGTATACACCCCTAACCACCCCAGCCCTTTTGGGGAATGTTTGCCTCACTTGTTGCCTGTCTTCCTCCACCACTTAACGGTCCTTCCACAACCTGTCTTTCCCCCAGGAGAGGAgccaaaaacaagaaaagaggaGTCTGGGGTTTCAgcctccactccccaccccacccccacaagcCCCTCTATCAAGTCCATCCTCAAAAATGTAAGTGGGCCTGTAAGTCCCGCCCTGTACCCCTCAccctctttctctcctgcctttgcTCTCTCCCCCGAACCACCCAACTCCTTCCTTCCTCACTTGAGATGGCCTCTTCCCTGGGTTCTCTTTCCTGGAGGAGTGGGAAGTGGGAGGCTCAGGGTTCTTTCGTGCACAACCACCGTGACGATTCAGAGACCTGGGTGAATCccctgcactttttttttccagatctcAGTCCTGGCTTTCTCCGTCTGCTTCATCTTCACAGTCACCATTGGGATATTTCCTGCCGTGACTGCTGAGGTCAAGTCCAGCATCGCGGGCACCAGTGCCTGGAGTAAGGATGCAGTGGGTTTCTGGGACGGGGCTGGGCTAGAGCAGGACTGGGAATCAGGGAGAAAGGGAGCCCGGTCTGCCTTCGGCCCCAGCTAGGCTCTTTTGGGTCCACTGGCCCTTCGCTGGGCTGGAAGCATCTTCCTCATTTTGCAGCTGAGGAAACAGGCCCAGAGGGTGAGAATCACTAAATCTTCCTACCTGTACCTGGTAACCATCCTTTCATCCGCTTCCTCTTCCAGAGAACTACTTCATTCCTGTATCCTGTTTCTTAACTTTCAATCTCTTCGACTGGCTAGGACGCAGCCTCACAGCTGTTTTCATGTGGGTAAGTGAAGGAAGGGCACATCAGGCCCAGTGGGAGGGAAGAGTGTAGCCCAAGACCCAGAAAAGAAACCCGAGGAGGCACAGTGGTAAGGGGACTATACTTTTGTTTTGAGACAAAATGTATGTGTTATCAGAATGTACAGATCTTCAGTATACAGCCTAATCAGCTTATACacgcatgcgcacacacacacacctgtataATCACCCAGATGAAGATTTATTACATTTCCAGTGCCCCAGCAGGCTGTACTGTGTCCCGTCCCAGGCTTTGAGGTTCCGATCCAGATGTGGAGGTTCCCACGGGGAGCCCTGGGGGTCTGGGCTTGCCCTCTGGGCAGGACCAGCCTGAGCTCTGCCCTGATGACCCACAGCCTGGCAAGGACAGCCGCTGGTTGCCAAGCCTGGTGGTGGCCCGGCTGGTGTTCGtgccgctgctgctgctgtgcAACGTCCAGCCCCGCCGCCGCCTGGCTGTGGTCTTCGAGCACGATGCCTGGTACATCATCTTCATGGCTGCCTTTGCCTTCTCCAACGGTTACCTCGCCAGCCTCTGCATGTGCTTCGGGCCCAAGTGAGTAGGGCCAGGTAGAGTGTGAGTGGTGCCAGGGTCCATCGCTCCTGTGGGGGACACACAGTGCAGGGGGAGAGGGCAAAAGGAGAGCCCCTGGTCCTGGAGCTGAGGGTTCCCAGGCTGCGAGGGGAGATGGCTGAGGACTGGGGAGTGATAAATCAGGGTGCCTAAGTTTCGGTGGAGACTCTCAGGGTGGGGCTCTCAGGGTGAGGTGGAAGGCAGCCCCCAGTCCACACCCTCCCCAAGAGGGAAAAGTCAGGTCAGGGTCGGGATGGCTCACTGAGCAGAATTTGAGGTGCTCAGGTAAATTCCCTTAGCCCCGGCCCTGGCTGGGTGAGGGGGCCATTCTAAGGTAACCTTGCCCTCCATGCTTTAGGAAGGTGACACCAGCTGAGGCGGAAACAGCGGGAGCCATCATGGCCTTCTTTCTGTGCCTGGGCCTGGCGCTAGGGGCTGTCTTCTCCTTCCTGTTCCGAGTCATTGTGTGACCACGGCTGGAGAGAAGGACTGCACTGCTCGCCTGCTTCCCGCCACCTTCCTTTTCTACCCAAAGATGGGCATGGGTGGTCTGGAGAGTTTCTCTTCCGGCCGACCTCTGCCTTCTCCCTGCCTGTGCCGGTGGGGGCAGTGTCCTGAGGAGGGAGCCTCTGCGGAAGGGCAGTGGGGACTGTGGTGGGGCTGAAGGTTGGCACCCAGGAAAGGGACACAGTCTCAGTGGCCAGGTCTCCTGTACTTGGCTCAGGCTAATCCCTGCTTGAGAAGGGCAGCAGAGGCTCCTGGGCTCCatgagtgagtgagtgggtgAATATGTATCTCTGTTTGTACATGTGTGCGTCCATCTGCCTGTATCGGGGTGGCTGAAAGCCAGAACTGACCATAGTGTGGCCTGAGCTGATAgttttcctccctcttttctctATATTCCTTCCCCTGCTCCCTGTGACTCATCCCTACCCATCATGCTGCCTGTTTAGTTGCCgttttattgacttttttataCTCAACAGAAACCAGGTGCCTTCAGAGGCTCTCTGATTAaataaacctgttttttttttcccccttctgtgGCTCCCTGTGCCCTCCAGCCCTGGCTTCGAGCCCTGGAAAGGGTGGCAGCCTGAGTTTGGGGGGATGAACATGACCCAACTGGGGCTCAGACAGGCCTGGATCCAAGGGGAGGTAACCTCTTCGTCTCGGAGGGACTGATGCCCCCTACTGAGGCCCCCAAGAAAGGGACAGACCTGGAGCCAAGGCATCCTGACTGTTGGCCCACTCAGAGAAAGGCCAAGTTCTTCTTCGTTGCTTTATTCCTTCTCTCCCAGGACTGGGGATGGAGACAgctcttttcctttgtcttcaCTACCACCCCCTCCACTCTGTCCTCACCCTCAACCGGGTGTGAGCTCTCCAGAACTGGCCacaccaccccacacccccacaccccccacttctggctgctctcctgCGCCATTGGGCAGAAGGAGCCTGAGTCCTGACGGTTCTTCCCTGCCTAGCATACAGCCCTGACACCAAAACCCAGCCTGCCTGGGGCACAAGGGACCTGTGTGTCCTCACATCACAGCTACGCCCTCCCCATCTCATCCCAAGCTCTGGCCTAGAGAGGAGTGGATTCGTAAGGGACCTGGGAGAGTGCCTCAGGTGTGGTCCATACTGCTGGGGGTGTGTTTGTGGGGGTCCCTTCTCAAAAATGACTCTTCCTGACTGAAAGTAGGGGCAGAGCTCTGGGGCTCTTGACCGGCCTGTGTCTCAGACTCCTCCCAGAAGGCAGGAGATGTTCACACAGCCCGGTCTGCTCAGTGACTCCTGACCAGCAGATCGCTCCAGAGCTAAGAGTtgttaatacatattttaaaggcTCTCTGATGAGCTCTGATGCGCTATTTAGATAGCTAAGTATGCAGCTGTATTGCCAACTGAAGTCCATGTGCTAATTTGTTAAACCAGCGCACGTATCTGAGGTTGGTGAAAAATTGGAGTATTATTTCTCCAGTCTGGAGTGCAGTGTGGCAGGCAGTCAAGCTGAAAGACAAACCTGAgccctttctcttttcccttctcaccCTCAGTTCTCCATTACTTCCCCATCTTACCCAAAACCTGGGAATCCTGTCGGGCTCCTCAATGACCTGTTTCCTCCCTGGATCCTTCCCTCAGTCTGGGCCTTGACATCTGCCTGGCCTGCCgtcctccttcccaggcctccAATCCTTCATGCTGGTGGTATGGCCACAAGAATCGTCTGAAAGCAAACGGAggcctctgcctgtctctctcccTGGAGCCTATTTCTATCTTCCAGAGCATTTCCTGATTTTGTACCCGCAGCAGCTAGCTTGTACAGTTTCATTCCCCTCTGCACCTTGGAACTTTGGAAACTTTATCTTCTACCAAATTAGTATCTTACTCCATCTACCACACTGAcccgtttttttgttttgttttattttaacttttattgtatagtataacacatacaaagcaaagaaacagaaaagcaatagttttcaaagcattcttatATAAGTAGttaatcccagagtttgtcatgggctaccatacaattctcATATTTTTGCTTCTATCTACTCCAAATCATAGGAGGCTGGAAGGTTTACAtgtttttttataatcacaatcgactttttttttttgtaaaaaataacatttatacaaaaaagccataaatttcaaagcacagcaccatacttagttgtagaacatattttagagtttgacatgggttacaattacacagttttaggtttttacttctagctgctctaaaatactggagactaaaagaaatatcaatttaatgattcagcattcatattcattcgttaaatcctatcttctctgtataactctgccatcacctttgatctttccatccctctctttagggttgtttgggctatggatgagtcatattggaagggtctgtcattaatatggggtagggagatggaactctgatgttctggagaggctgggctaggtttcaggacttatctggaccagagacccatctggaggttgtaggtttctggaaagttactctagtgcctggaacccttgtggaatcttatgtattaccctaggtgttttttaggattggctggaattgccAAAATCCTGATTGGGATTTgggaagttatgataggtagcaaggtctaactgaagcttgcataagaacaacctccagagtagcctctcgactctacttgaactctctctgccactaatactgttttaattacacttttccccccccttttggtcaggatgtaattgttgatcccatagtgccaggtctggattcatccctgggagtcatcttccacatctccagggagactttcacccctggatgtcatgtcttacGTAGGGcggagggcaacgatttcacttgcagagttgtaatatattatatgcatatatatatatatatatatatatatatgtattattatttttaacatgggcaggcagcgggaatcgaacctgcgtctctggcatggcaggcgagagttctgccactgagccactgctgtcCATACAGACATGTTTTTGAGGGTAAAATCTACATTCGATTCATGTCTTTAGTCTTCAAGCTACAAGCACCGTACCTGGTTCCTAGAGGTACTTAGAAAATGTTTGCTTCATCATACGGGCTTGTCCTGAGGTGGAGCGTTTCTCTGCACACAGAGAAGGCCACTGCAGTGATGGGATGGCTCCGCAGGCCATCTGCGGGATGAAGGCAGGGTGGGTGGGGGCCGCCTCTGTGCgtcctcaccccccccccccagggttCTGCTTCCTGTGAGGTGGAAGGGGTTGAGCATGAGACGCCACATGTCCCCAGCCCTGTGTGACTTGCTGCTCATCACCTCCCTTGGAACATTTCTCGAAACATCAGTCTATATTCAGCAGCTGTCCTCACTAGGCTGGCTACCCCTGCAGAGATGTTCCTCTTGTTTACTCTTTTTCTGGTGAGTTGCTAGGGTTCAAACCCTTGAAAAGCTAAGAGCCCCAGTAAAATCAGCAGCCATCCTGGAAAATAGAAGTGAAACCCCAGATATAATGGGTTAATTGGAATATATCTGAATATCTCTGAGGTGAATGTGGAAAAAGCCCAGTGAAAGCAGTATAAAGAGATTGATGACAGAGGAGAATCCCAATTCTTGGAAAAAACAGTTCTGACTTCTATGTGATGGTGACTCAAAATGGATGTAAGCAGAGAAATGCAGAGTCATTTTAAGAAAGTCCTGTGCTCCAGCCAGCACACCCTGACAAACCCGCTGGCTCTCATGGGAAGAGTGGCAGACTGTGGGACGTCAGCCAGCAGATGAGACACAGGGGTCAGGCCTGCAGGACCTGCCTGGGCCCTTGAGCCCTGCTTGGTTCCTGGGGCAAATTAGCATTCAGTGTAGAGATGGAAAGCTCCAAGGGACAGAATGCAAATCCCTCAACCTGTTTATCGCCCTGTGTCCTGGCTGGCTCCTCTAGCCAGGCTGCACAATCTGGCTTCCTGGGTGGGTGCCTTTGGGGAGATGTGCCCACCCAGAACCCTTTGCAGCCTTGGCTGTCCTGGTGCTCCCTGGGAATGAGCAAGTTGGCATCCAGGCTGCAGGCTGCTGGGTGAGTCCTATGAGCCAGCTGGACCCACAAAGTCGCCTGTCTTGGCTGTCCTGCCTTGTGGGGCCTCTGCCCATGACAGCTGCCCCTCCCAGGTCTTTCCAGGGAGGGGGAAGGTGGGGGGGCGGGTTCTGATTCAGAGCCTGTGTTTCTATCCTGGGTCTGCCCTgtaccagctgtgtggccttggacacATTAGTTATCTTGTAGCTCTAGCTCCTCCCCATTAAAGGAGCTAACAATGTGTGTATAGACTTACAGAGGACATTAAGGGAGTCTGGACCGCAGCCTGGATGCAGGAGGTGAAGACACCATGGAGATACGTGGCATCTCAGTCTTCAGAGAGCATCTCAGCACAGTCACCACTCTACCCCCACTCAATTCGCCTGGCTTCTCCTCACCCGCTCCTTCTCCTCCCCTGGAAGCTTCAGAACCAAGCCTCTCCTCTGGGTCTCCACTCCTCAAGGACTGAAGAACCTATGGCACAGGCATGGGGGCGAGGTGGGAGGGGGTGATCAGAGCTGGAGCCCTTCCCAGCCCTGCCCGCGCGC is drawn from Tamandua tetradactyla isolate mTamTet1 chromosome 5, mTamTet1.pri, whole genome shotgun sequence and contains these coding sequences:
- the SLC29A1 gene encoding equilibrative nucleoside transporter 1, giving the protein MTTSHQPQDRCKAVWLIFFVLGLGTLLPWNFFMTATMYFRNRLEMSQNVSSDTPEPAKGIQASAAPAAPLAEQNYLSTLFNSVMTLCAMLPLLLFTCLNSFLHQRIPQFIRILGSLGAILLVFMITAILVKVQLDALSFFIITMIKIVLINSFGAILQGSLFGLAGLLPASYTTPIMSGQGLAGLFASVAMICAIASGSELSESAFGYFITACAVIILAIICYMGLSRLEFYRYYQQLKLEGLGDQETKLDLISKGEEPKTRKEESGVSASTPHPTPTSPSIKSILKNISVLAFSVCFIFTVTIGIFPAVTAEVKSSIAGTSAWKNYFIPVSCFLTFNLFDWLGRSLTAVFMWPGKDSRWLPSLVVARLVFVPLLLLCNVQPRRRLAVVFEHDAWYIIFMAAFAFSNGYLASLCMCFGPKKVTPAEAETAGAIMAFFLCLGLALGAVFSFLFRVIV